ATTCCTGAGATGGTGAGCCATACCACTCGCGAACAACGTGAAGGCGAGATTCATGGCGTAAATTACTATTTTGTTTCGAAAGAGGAATTTAGTGCTTTAGAGTTGATCGAACGTGTGACTTATTCAGGGCAATATTATGGTCTAAGCAAGGCAGAAGTAATAAAAAAAGTCAATGATCATCCTATCAGTATTGTAGTTGTAGAACGCAGCGGCTTGGAGCAGATTAAAAAATTATTGGGTACGCGGGTTGAGTCGATTTTTATTATGATTGATGATGTTACCATTATTGAACGGATGTTAAACCGCGGTGAAGCCAATGAACATATTCAAAAGCGCTTTGAATATGCGAAGAAAAATGGTGAGTTTGATAATTGGCAAATTGCTGATTATGTTGTGAAAAATACGAAAACCGTGGATGATGCTGTTCGCCAAATTCTGGCCATCATGGGACTGGCCGTACCAGTGCGGTAGCAACTTAATTTATCTGATTTATAGTCACAATATAAAAGGGAAAAGAGTATTATGTTAACATAATACTCTTTTCCCTTTTCATACTTTATAAGAAGTGGGGAAGAGAAGAGTTTATTTTGCTTAAGGTAATTTTAACGGCATATCTGTCACATAGCCGCCCAGGAATTTACCGTTTAATTCAAATACATATTTGTAGGTTCGCTCATTAAATTCCACCATAAACGTCTTAGTTTCACTGGTATAATACCAATTTCCGGTTTGCTGGTGATAATAGGGAACAGGATCATCAGTAACATCCCACCCATAGTAGGCAAATGCCGGTAAAACTGTCAAGAACAGAAGCAGCGATCCTATTAGTGTTATGCGCCAAATATGGCGGTACATGGCTTATCGCCTCCCTCATTACTATCATTATTGCCAGTTATGAAATAATTTAGACAAAGAGGAAGAAGCAAAAATTGATATTGACAAAGAAATCAGGATAAAATAATATATACACAATGGAACATATGAATATATGTTCATATAATAGGAGTGTAGAAAATGATAAAAAAATTAGAATGTGATTTATGTGAACAGGTCTGTGAGCATCCTCAGGTTATCTGCATCGCTAAGGCTGAGTTAGTTTCCGACGATTTGGCCTATAAGACAGCTGATTTTTTTAAGATATTAGCCGATCCAACACGGATTAAGATTTTACAAACATTAGCGGTTCGGGAACTGTGTGTGTGTGATCTGGCTGCCGTGCTGGAGATGGGCCAATCGGCTATTTCGCACCAGTTGCGCTTATTAAGAGGTGCGCGCTTAGTCAAATATCGTAAGGAAGGCAAAATGGCCTGGTATTCACTAGATGATGCTCATGTTTCAAATTTGTTAATGCAAGGCTTAAGTCACGTAGGTCATATTTGAGAGGAGTTATTTATGGCAGACGCTAACACGCTAGGACTGCACAAATCAGTGTTTAAAGTTTCAGGATTTGATTGCGCTGATTGTGCTGCTAAATTAGAAAAAAAGATTGCGGGAATTACTGGTGTGCATCAAGCCAATGTTAATTTTGGGGCCAGTAAACTGACTGTTGAGCACTCGCTGACTGATGATCAAATTATTATCGTGATTGAGCAATCAGGTTACCAGGGGTGGCTGGATGATGGCCGGCAGCCACAGACGGCAGCTTCAGCCTGGTGGAAAAATCCCCGTTTAATGGCAACAATTATTTCCGGTGGTTTGTTAACCGTGGTATCATTGCTGGATTGGGTTGGATTTGATCATGACTGGGTGATTGCACTCTACTTGCTGACAGCCGTAATCGGTGGCTATCATACCGCGCGTAGTGCTTATTACTCACTGCGCAGCCTGTCGATGGATATGAATTTTTTAATGACCATTGCAGTAATCGGTGCTGCCTTTATTGGTGAATGGAGTGAGGCTGCCACGGTTGTTGTGTTGTTTTCCCTAGGCAACACGCTGCAAGCCTATACACTCGATAAGACCCGGGAATCGATTAAAGCTCTTATTGAGCTCACGCCACGGGAAGCCTTGGTTCGCCGGCAGAATATTGAGCAGCAGCTGCCAATTGAAGATATTCGCATCGGCGATGTGATTATTGTTAAGCCAGGTGAACGTATTGCCATGGATGGTGGTGTTATCCAAGGTGTTTCTACGGTCAATCAAGCTGCCATAACCGGTGAATCTATGCCGATAGAGAAAACTGTCGGCGATATTGTATACGCTGGATCGATTAATGAAGTGGGCAGTTTAGAAATCGTAGTAACTAAATTGGCAGCTGATTCAACAATTGCCAAAATTCTCAAATTAGTGGAAGAAGCGCAGGCTCAGAAAGCACCATCCCAGCAGTTTGTCGATAAGTTTGCTGCTTATTATACACCAGTGATCATTGTCAGTGCAGTGGTAATTGCTTTAATCCCATGGCTCATGTTTGAGCAGAATTTTCAAGCCTGGTTATACCGGGCATTGGTGTTATTGGTAATAGCCTGCCCTTGTGCATTGGTTATTTCTACGCCAGTTTCCATCGTATCAGCCATTGGCAATGCCTCACGGCGGGGTGTGCTAATCAAGGGCGGTGCTTACCTGGAAGAAATCGGGCAATTAAAAGCCATTGCGTTTGATAAAACCGGTACATTAACAAATGGCCGGCCAGAAGTGACTGATGTTGTGGCGGCTGCTCCTTATACTACAGAGCAGTTGCTGTCAGCGGCGGGTGCGATTGAAAGGCTGTCAGAGCATCCGATTGCACAAGCCATTTTTGAAAAAGCACGTGGGCTTACCTTACCGTCAACATCTAACTTTAAAGCAGTTCTGGGCAAAGGGGTTCAGGCTGATATTCAGGGGCAAACCGTTTATATTGGCAACTATCGCTTATTTAGTGAAATGAATGAACAATTTGCGGCTTATCAAGATCAGGTGCTTGCCTTGGAAAGCCAGGGCAAAACCGTGATGCTTGTTGGCAGTGTCAGTGAAATTTATGGCATGATTGCTGTAGCCGATACGCTGCGTCCTAACAGTGTGGCTGCGGTCCAAGCGCTAAAAGCTTCCGGGGTGCAAGAGTTAATCATTCTGACTGGCGATAATGAGCAAGTGGCGCGAAATATTGCCGGACAGCTTGGTATCGATCGTTATTATGGCGAATTATTACCACAGGATAAGGTTGCCTTAATTAAGGAATTTGGTGAAAAATATGGCGGTGTGGCAATGGTTGGCGATGGCGTCAATGATGCTCCTGCACTGGCAGTAGCCAATGTGGGAATTGCGATGGGCGTTCAGGGGTCGGATGTGGCTTTGGAAACTGCCGATGTCGCCCTGATGTCTGATGATCTTAGCAAAGTCAGTTATCTGATGCAGCTTAGCCGCAAGACGCTGGCCATTATCAAGCAAAATATTGCGTTATCCATTGTGATTAAAGCCATCTTCATCATGATAACTATGGCTGGTGCGGCTAATTTGTGGCTGGCAGTTATTGCTGATATGGGAACGTCTTTAGTCGTTACGTTAAATGGAATGCGCCTGGCGCGTGAAATTAAGCAAAGATAAAAAGTGACAGCCTGGCTATGTGCTGAATGCTGTCCTTGGAAAATACAGCTGGGAGTGATCGTGATGGGTTATCTTTTTGTCTATGGGACACTGATGCGTGGTTGCAGCAATCACTCTATTCTTGAACCCTATATCCTTTCATTACGTTCTGCTGCCGTCCAAGGACAAATTTGGTACTTGCCGGAAGGCTATCCAATGCTATTTGCCGGCAACAGCCAGGTTTACGGGGAGTTAGTTCAATGTTGTGATGAGCAGGAAGCCTTGTCACAACTGGATGAGCTTGAGGAATATTATGGTCACGGTCATGACAATAATTTTTATGAGCGAACTCTAGCACTAGCAACTGACCTGGCAGGCTTGACTTATAATGCTTGGGTCTATCAATGCCCGGCTGATAAAGAAGCTGTCATGAAGGCGCAAGGGATACTCATAAGTTCAGGAGACTGGCGGAAGTTTTCAACTGAGTTTTGTAAATAATATTCGGCAATCGTATAGTAAAAAAACCTCACTCCGTTTGGAGTGAGGTTTTTTACTATCTTTTTGCAAGTTCTTGCAGTTTAGCTACCCGCTGAGCAGTTGCCGGGTGAGTGCTAAATAGGTTGCTTAATGTTCCGCGAACCCCACTTAAAGGGTTGATGATGAACATATGGGAAGTTGCCGGCGTGGCTTGCTGCATAACCGCATGTTTGGCATAATGTTCAATTTTCTGTAAGGCACTGGCTAATGCCAGCGGGTTACCGGAAATTTGACCGCCGGTTTGGTCAGCCTGGAATTCACGGGAGCGAGAAATACCAAGCTGAATCAAGGTAGCGGCTAATGGAGCGACGATAACAGTGAAGATGAATCCGGCGATACCGCCGCCCTCTTCGTCATCACGGTTGGTGCCAAAAATTGCAGCCCACTGAGCCATGGTTCCAATCCAGGAAATTACACCCGCAATGGAGGCTACAACGGTGCTGATTAATGTATCACGATTTTTGATGTGAGCTAATTCATGGGCAACAACGCCTTCAAGCTCAGCATAATTAAGGGCTCTCATAATTCCGGTTGTAACAGCCACTACGCCGTTTTCCGGATTACGACCAGTTGCAAATGCATTAGGCACATCCGTGTCGATAATATACACTCTTGGCATTGGCATTTTCGCGCGCTCTACCAGACCGGAGACCATCTTGTAGAGATCAGGCGCTTGATCTGGGCCGACAGGCCGGGCGTTGTACATCTTGAGAACAATTTTGTCGCTGAACCAGTAACTGCCGAAGTTCATGGCTAATGAGATGAGGAGCATCAAAGTGGCTCCAGATTTGCCGCCAAAGGCACCACCGACGGCAACCAGCAGACCCGTTAAAGCGGCCAGCAACACAGTGGTTTTTAAAGTATTCATAATATCCCTCCTAATTAATTTTCAGTGGGTTCAGGATTGTTTTTTGCATGGGATTTCAGTAAATGACCGGCTATGATGACGCCAAGGGTTAAGATGACTTGAAGAT
This portion of the Sporomusaceae bacterium FL31 genome encodes:
- the gmk2 gene encoding guanylate kinase, producing the protein MNKVFVIIGPPASGKTAIAAKLASLGIPEMVSHTTREQREGEIHGVNYYFVSKEEFSALELIERVTYSGQYYGLSKAEVIKKVNDHPISIVVVERSGLEQIKKLLGTRVESIFIMIDDVTIIERMLNRGEANEHIQKRFEYAKKNGEFDNWQIADYVVKNTKTVDDAVRQILAIMGLAVPVR
- a CDS encoding transcription regulator ArsR; translation: MIKKLECDLCEQVCEHPQVICIAKAELVSDDLAYKTADFFKILADPTRIKILQTLAVRELCVCDLAAVLEMGQSAISHQLRLLRGARLVKYRKEGKMAWYSLDDAHVSNLLMQGLSHVGHI
- a CDS encoding copper-translocating P-type ATPase; translated protein: MADANTLGLHKSVFKVSGFDCADCAAKLEKKIAGITGVHQANVNFGASKLTVEHSLTDDQIIIVIEQSGYQGWLDDGRQPQTAASAWWKNPRLMATIISGGLLTVVSLLDWVGFDHDWVIALYLLTAVIGGYHTARSAYYSLRSLSMDMNFLMTIAVIGAAFIGEWSEAATVVVLFSLGNTLQAYTLDKTRESIKALIELTPREALVRRQNIEQQLPIEDIRIGDVIIVKPGERIAMDGGVIQGVSTVNQAAITGESMPIEKTVGDIVYAGSINEVGSLEIVVTKLAADSTIAKILKLVEEAQAQKAPSQQFVDKFAAYYTPVIIVSAVVIALIPWLMFEQNFQAWLYRALVLLVIACPCALVISTPVSIVSAIGNASRRGVLIKGGAYLEEIGQLKAIAFDKTGTLTNGRPEVTDVVAAAPYTTEQLLSAAGAIERLSEHPIAQAIFEKARGLTLPSTSNFKAVLGKGVQADIQGQTVYIGNYRLFSEMNEQFAAYQDQVLALESQGKTVMLVGSVSEIYGMIAVADTLRPNSVAAVQALKASGVQELIILTGDNEQVARNIAGQLGIDRYYGELLPQDKVALIKEFGEKYGGVAMVGDGVNDAPALAVANVGIAMGVQGSDVALETADVALMSDDLSKVSYLMQLSRKTLAIIKQNIALSIVIKAIFIMITMAGAANLWLAVIADMGTSLVVTLNGMRLAREIKQR
- a CDS encoding branched-chain alpha-keto acid dehydrogenase codes for the protein MGYLFVYGTLMRGCSNHSILEPYILSLRSAAVQGQIWYLPEGYPMLFAGNSQVYGELVQCCDEQEALSQLDELEEYYGHGHDNNFYERTLALATDLAGLTYNAWVYQCPADKEAVMKAQGILISSGDWRKFSTEFCK
- the htpX_2 gene encoding protease HtpX homolog, with protein sequence MNTLKTTVLLAALTGLLVAVGGAFGGKSGATLMLLISLAMNFGSYWFSDKIVLKMYNARPVGPDQAPDLYKMVSGLVERAKMPMPRVYIIDTDVPNAFATGRNPENGVVAVTTGIMRALNYAELEGVVAHELAHIKNRDTLISTVVASIAGVISWIGTMAQWAAIFGTNRDDEEGGGIAGFIFTVIVAPLAATLIQLGISRSREFQADQTGGQISGNPLALASALQKIEHYAKHAVMQQATPATSHMFIINPLSGVRGTLSNLFSTHPATAQRVAKLQELAKR